In one Cloacibacillus porcorum genomic region, the following are encoded:
- a CDS encoding aspartate carbamoyltransferase catalytic subunit, with protein sequence MTWRHRSVIDLDCWTREELYFFLDQSRHMENVMDRPVKKVPALRGKMCVNLFFENSTRTRVSFELAEKMLSADVVNWSVSGSSAAKGETMRDTAWTLEAMGADIVVMRHGAVGAAQYLASKLKRGIVLNAGDGTHAHPTQALLDVYTAWKHFGDLEGRKIALVGDVLHSRVARSDVIAFKTMGCEVVLSGPPTLMPREVEQLGVKYDRDPRKAVENADMVYMLRIQRERQQDGLFPSVDEYHRWWGADEELMKYANPGALAMHPGPINRGVEIASEVADGHQSVILEQVRSGVATRMALLYLCGGGAR encoded by the coding sequence ATGACCTGGCGTCATCGCAGCGTAATAGACCTTGACTGCTGGACAAGAGAGGAGCTCTATTTCTTCCTCGATCAGTCGCGGCATATGGAAAATGTAATGGACCGCCCCGTGAAGAAGGTCCCCGCGCTTCGCGGCAAGATGTGCGTCAACCTCTTCTTTGAGAACTCGACGCGCACCAGGGTCTCCTTCGAGCTTGCGGAGAAGATGCTCTCCGCCGACGTCGTCAACTGGTCGGTCTCCGGCTCAAGCGCCGCGAAGGGCGAGACGATGCGCGATACGGCCTGGACGCTTGAGGCGATGGGCGCGGATATCGTCGTCATGCGCCACGGAGCGGTAGGCGCGGCGCAGTACCTTGCCTCGAAGCTCAAGCGCGGCATCGTCCTCAACGCGGGCGACGGCACCCACGCGCACCCGACGCAGGCTCTGCTTGATGTTTACACGGCCTGGAAGCACTTCGGAGATCTAGAAGGCCGTAAGATCGCCCTCGTCGGCGACGTCCTTCACAGCCGCGTGGCGCGCAGCGACGTCATAGCCTTCAAGACGATGGGCTGCGAAGTGGTGCTCTCCGGACCGCCGACGCTGATGCCGAGAGAGGTCGAACAGCTCGGCGTGAAGTATGACCGCGACCCGCGCAAAGCTGTCGAGAACGCCGACATGGTCTACATGTTGAGAATACAGCGCGAGAGACAGCAGGACGGCCTCTTCCCCTCGGTCGACGAGTACCACCGCTGGTGGGGCGCCGACGAGGAGCTCATGAAATATGCCAATCCCGGCGCTCTCGCGATGCACCCCGGCCCGATAAACAGGGGCGTTGAGATCGCCTCCGAGGTTGCCGACGGACATCAGAGCGTGATACTCGAACAGGTGCGTTCAGGAGTCGCTACAAGAATGGCGCTTCTCTATCTCTGCGGCGGAGGTGCAAGGTAA